From the Toxoplasma gondii ME49 chromosome VIIa, whole genome shotgun sequence genome, one window contains:
- a CDS encoding phosphoglycerate mutase family protein (encoded by transcript TGME49_205000), producing MANDSCQPSPSGAEAMVHSAAEVTDASAMPQDACDPRGCCDSRRSFVSATAPLASGGNPRRVTGTVVEDADSDCRANVSALMLTKKPAQTHRVYRKRFYFVRHSQSQNNAVSLNDQAPVLNLAVPSNYPSTAANKRPGESPSPCAAEEPRKHRRCSTMPFRSQQRSCSVKTETSGATAADTVLRRVPDPPITELGRTQAVQAARWVQEHVRQVLQRPQRRQRDDEERIVQSPEVTRIVCSPMRRSVETACEISKVLQAEVYILPLLFEQGGLFRGPRKFRAGCRFSVGDSGSTSSGTTILDPTESDLSQKQVRQHDGSDQETLMDPGRNERSLQEFRTDDGLGSGDASFGMTLEEILEVIPHAKVIRVSVANGGNCHGSQPKSQVQDIRSERDVRAHATTSRAQNSLERNGEPRSIDSSCFREKDREGSVGGGYCPDWPDARRQPWWKGGRETLIQTVERARQVILWMEDQCMQAEEIGGSILMVMHGLMMDLLVKALFFPFPSRDSPAPYLDLLLEFLRHEEAVSGVPIYNLPQQAAYFPSNNCSFCCIELAVRPMHQRICGQMSLENKGCTPSPKKNGMHLRQPQRLSAKKESLEEEAGRLHGDAVLRGENCQTTNDNVSRESREREGVRLSFCANQEPRLVAALVQWNTQAVEPQLYTGHTLGASVLMSI from the exons ATGGCCAACGACAGTTGCCAGCCGTCTCCGTCCGGCGCTGAAGCGATGGTCCATAGTGCAGCGGAGGTCACCGATGCCAGTGCCATGCCTCAAGATGCGTGCGACCCTAGAGGTTGTTGCGATTCTAGGCGCTCTTTTGTTTCTGCAACCGCTCCTCTTGCTTCCGGAGGTAATCCTCGACGCGTAACCGGTACTGTTGTGGAAGATGCTGATTCGGACTGTAGGGCTAACGTAAGTGCGCTTATGCTGACCAAAAAGCCGGCTCAGACACATCGGGTGTACCGGAAACGGTTCTACTTCGTTCGCCATAGCCAGTCCCAGAATAATGCAGTGAGTTTGAACGATCAGGCTCCAGTGCTGAACCTTGCGGTTCCTTCCAACTACCCAAGTACCGCCGCGAACAAAAGACCAGGAGAATCTCCAAGTCCTTGTGCGGCGGAAGAGCCGCGCAAGCACCGTCGCTGTTCGACGATGCCCTTTAGGTCGCAGCAGCGTTCGTGTTCAGTGAAGACCGAAACAAGCGGTGCAACAGCCGCGGACACTGTTCTCAGGCGCGTACCTGATCCACCAATCACGGAACTGGGCAGAACGCAGGCCGTTCAAGCAGCCCGCTGGGTGCAGGAGCATGTCCGCCAGGTTTTGCAGCGACCTCAGCGTCGACAAAGAGATGACGAGGAACGAATCGTGCAGTCACCTGAAGTGACGAGAATTGTCTGTTCACCGATGCGGCGCTCTGTCGAGACAGCTTGTGAAATCAGCAAG GTCCTTCAAGCTGAAGTCTAcatccttcctctgcttttcgaGCAAGGCGGCCTTTTCCGGGGGCCGCGGAAATTCCGCGCCGGCTGCCGCTTTTCagtcggagacagcggctcCACATCCAGCGGAACCACGATTTTGGACCCCACCGAAAGTGACCTCTCTCAGAAGCAAGTCAGACAACACGATGGCAGTGACCAGGAGACACTCATGGACCCCGGGCGGAATGAGAGAAGTCTCCAAGAATTCAGGACAGACGACGGTCTCGGCAGTGGTGATGCATCTTTTGGCATGACGCTCGAGGAAATCCTTGAGGTTATCCCCCATGCCAAAGTGATTCGTGTGTCTGTCGCGAACGGCGGAAACTGTCATGGGTCGCAACCCAAATCACAGGTGCAAGATATCAGGTCTGAACGCGATGTTCGTGCGCATGCAACTACCTCAAGAGCGCAGAACTCACTTGAGCGCAATGGAGAGCCACGATCGATTGACTCGTCGTGtttcagagaaaaagaccgagaaggaagcgtTGGCGGGGGTTACTGCCCCGATTGGCCTGATGCAAGGCGACAACCATGGTGGAAAGGCGGCAGGGAAACGCTTATCCAGACCGTTGAACGAGCGCGACAGGTGATTCT GTGGATGGAAGatcagtgcatgcaagcggAGGAGATAGGCGGCAGTATCTTGATGGTAATGCATGGCTTGATGATG GATTTGCTGGTGAAAGCCttgttcttcccttttccttctcgggACTCGCCAGCGCCATATCTTGATTTGcttctcgagtttctgcgGCATGAAGAGGCTGTTTCGGGGGTCCCGATCTACAACTTGCCCCAACAAGCAGCATATTTCCCGTCGAACAACTGCTCCTTCTGTTGTATTGAACTGGCTGTAAGACCTATGCATCAACGAATTTGTGGACAAATGTCACTAGAAAACAAAGGTTGCACTCCCAGCCCAAAGAAAAACGGGATGCATCTCCGGCAGCcgcagcgtctctctgcgaaAAAGGAGTcgttggaagaagaggcaggacgACTCCACGGTGACGCAGTGCTGCGTGGAGAAAACTGTCAAACCACAAATGACAATGTTTCGCGCGAATCGCGCGAGCGTGAAGGAGTGCGGCTGAGCTTCTGTGCGAATCAAGAGCCCAGGCTTGTCGCTGCATTGGTACAGTGGAATACGCAGGCTGTCGAGCCTCAGCTATATACAGGACATACCTTGGGTGCGTCTGTGCTTATGTCTATATAA
- a CDS encoding hypothetical protein (encoded by transcript TGME49_204880) — MSCFAPGALCGCCCELCRPVRCVIDQHEVEIIPATYRSSSSVSSVTHGLDGSDAGSLPSTYRSSCARSSHRSQTDDAPTSRSTAVSSHGHRTASHGGYRRRDSPDHPRMQRGGKAAAHAERKLRGGSGTVKIGHFSPNAFPHGHIASSTDHHAASKDLLGSNKPFLLFEDTPKHAASLPSPSPLTVEQLHRKPADQAKDPLVRHQPIGPSQDEGTVKRSDWKICSGSKDASFPASHTSDRLPRMQVVPSLNLQMLYQRRAGLAPQSGTPAANGPFLSGPSRGDAADDLKDDSGAPSVVPREVSPAAEVLIRASRPGQISLSTAVATPSTVAKEETLSLGRDQGGHTADRLGSTCVDPEAEGTDCFRPHSVLTPDSNQSRMTSTMLASSRLVPVSRSARRTMVVHPEVSSGHRSSHGGRSEDVSTKISISQHTPRKYSPVSSGRVVGELASAEKNGETHMPKEEMTDRSAVFVPKYSGATGMIEQSAAEHIERLDRQHDTFSQASQREHSSCQLFNQQRTLPINEHCGSVLHRLHPVEEQPDVAGLSGQSLSRRFSRTVSVSSDSLESSQSMSSRRSTSVCSSLGLRFEELSLRGSFSSRSSILSRGAFSLIAESGDAVGQPQTSLWRSSQAATGNLDPSLPRITHERLSPLLECGSSVQVLQHLEREHAPGIAVLRSRLAPASAATAHRRFVLQSSAPAVPLITRSEKKLIDLQHERKPGVLSTGGRRTSRSRRDSRRSSSPPPLLRTPTKIAAAGDSESNLKAATAVAARVGGDVRYASARAGFRRHCSDMETPIILSDTERDGAVSDDQRPQMDSVFQSFLPQRLRKQRVGSVASARKPTSSRGKTPAPSEADVPTQKSKNTREPGPTLDGAQLSAGARLVFWTSSRSQCDGRAS; from the coding sequence ATGAGTTGCTTCGCGCCGGGTGCCTTGTGTGGCTGTTGCTGCGAGCTCTGCCGTCCAGTAAGGTGTGTCATTGATCAGCACGAAGTGGAAATTATTCCTGCAACGTAtcgctcttcgtcctcaGTATCATCAGTCACTCATGGTCTCGATGGAAGCGATGCGGGGAGCTTGCCGAGTACCTACCGCAGCTCTTGCGCCCGGTCATCGCACCGAAGCCAGACTGATGATGCGCCCACCTCCCGGAGCACAGCTGTCAGTAGTCACGGGCACCGGACTGCTTCTCACGGCGGCTACCGTCGACGCGACTCGCCCGACCAccctcgcatgcagagaggcgggAAAGCAGCAGCACATGCAGAGCGGAAGCTTCGGGGCGGGAGTGGGACCGTAAAAATTGGCCACTTTTCTCCAAATGCATTTCCACATGGCCACATTGCCTCGTCGACTGACCATCATGCAGCGTCCAAAGATCTTCTCGGCAGTAACaaaccttttcttctgtttgaGGATACTCCGAAGCATGCCGCAAGTCTTCCGTCACCTTCCCCTCTAACCGTTGAGCAGCTACACCGGAAACCTGCAGATCAGGCGAAGGATCCTCTGGTCCGCCATCAGCCAATAGGACCCTCTCAAGATGAAGGGACTGTGAAACGCTCGGACTGGAAAATCTGCAGTGGAAGCAAGGATGCGTCGTTTCCAGCCTCTCACACTTCTGACAGACTACCCCGCATGCAGGTGGTGCCTTCTCTCAACCTTCAAATGCTGTATCAGCGCAGAGCCGGACTGGCTCCTCAGTCGGGCACACCTGCGGCGAATGGACCCTTTCTTTCTGGCCCTAGCCGTGGTGATGCCGCCGATGATTTGAAAGATGATTCAGGGGCTCCGTCCGTCGTACCTCGAGAGGTCTCCCCTGCTGCAGAAGTCTTGATCCGTGCCTCACGCCCAGGACAAATCTCTCTATCAACTGCGGTAGCTACACCGTCGACAgtggcgaaggaagaaacactGTCCCTGGGAAGGGATCAGGGTGGTCACACCGCCGACCGTCTGGGATCAACCTGCGTGGATCCGGAGGCTGAGGGGACAGACTGTTTCCGTCCGCATTCTGTCTTGACTCCTGATAGTAACCAATCGAGAATGACATCAACTATGCTTGcctcctctcgtcttgtGCCCGTCTCCAGATCTGCGCGGAGGACGATGGTGGTCCACCCGGAGGTTTCGTCTGGCCACCGCTCTTCTCACGGAGGCCGATCTGAAGACGTTTCAACAAAAATTTCAATCTCTCAACACACACCAAGAAAATATTCTCCCGTTTCTAGCGGACGAGTCGTCGGAGAACTCGCgtcggcagagaaaaacggtgAAACTCATATGCCCAAGGAAGAGATGACGGATAGGAGTGCTGTTTTCGTGCCGAAGTATTCCGGTGCCACTGGTATGATTGAACAGTCTGCTGCGGAACACATCGAGCGCCTGGATCGGCAACATGATACTTTTTCTCAGGCGTCTCAGCGTGAACACTCGAGTTGTCAGCTGTTTAACCAGCAGCGGACACTCCCGATTAACGAACACTGTGGCAGTGTGCTACATCGTCTTCACCCGGTGGAGGAGCAGCCTGACGTGGCTGGCCTCTCTGGACAGAGCCTGTCCAGGCGGTTTTCTCGAACGGTATCCGTCTCGTCGGATTCTCTCGAGAGCAGTCAGAGCATgagcagcagacgaagcacCAGCGTGTGCAGCTCGCTGGGGTTGCGATTTGAGGAATTGAGCTTGAGAGGCAGCTTCTCTTCTAGATCTTCCATACTCTCTCGTGGAGCCTTTTCTCTAATTGCGGAGAGCGGTGACGCCGTAGGACAACCGCAGACGAGCTTGTGGCGAAGCAGCCAGGCTGCGACAGGAAATCTGGAtccctctctgcctcgcatCACACACGAAAGACTCTCCCCCCTTCTCGAATGCGGTTCCTCGGTTCAGGTGCTCCAGCATTTGGAGCGAGAACATGCACCAGGGATTGCAGTTCTCCGGTCGCGGCTCGCTCCGGCTTCTGCAGCTACGGCACATAGGCGATTCGTGCTGCAATCTTCTGCGCCTGCTGTGCCTCTGATTACTCGTTCCGAAAAAAAACTTATAGATCTGCAACACGAGAGGAAACCAGGGGTCCTCTCGACCGGTGGACGCCGAACTTCACGGTCGCGCCGTGATTCGAGAAgatcctcctctcctcctccgttgCTTAGGACTCCCACAAAGATTGCTGCCGCAGGTGACAGTGAAAGCAATCTGAAGGCTGCCACCGCCGTGGCAGCTAGAGTCGGTGGCGACGTTCGCTATGCGTCAGCGAGAGCTGGCTTTCGAAGACACTGCAGTGATATGGAAACGCCCATCATTTTAAGCGATACAGAGCGCGACGGGGCAGTATCAGACGATCAACGCCCACAGATGGACTCCGTCTTTCAGTCATTTCTGCCGCAACGACTTCGGAAACAACGGGTGGGAAGTGTCGCGTCCGCAAGGAAGCCGACGTCAAGCAGGGGAAAAACGCCTGCTCCCTCGGAGGCGGATGTTCCAACTCAAAAATCAAAAAACACCCGAGAACCAGGTCCTACGTTGGATGGCGCTCAACTCAGTGCTGGTGCGCGTCTGGTTTTCTGGACGAGCAGTCGCTCACAGTGCGACGGCCGTGCTTCATGA
- a CDS encoding hypothetical protein (encoded by transcript TGME49_204870) codes for MVEHALVRKGLMCEHAACRHLPRHKPRILNFSTASYFLLLFWATQRNVEHIRLLWWCPAKGSNGCFPGMQGFILAQATLQLETSSILLGKPISIARRKRAFERSTYEEVLNRNGVRQVEPLFTHQRGDGSFQLLYNTCPESDAHLDGASFESPPFYGCIGRLVSFSSEGKQIGGETTLDFRGLLAEARIVGYWNPLKEPVNGVHSLHDAIFAVWAQRCRTVDSTCECTEAKCRVSLETSTAKSAYLLFTNQTIFETYKGDRLCVDHQTDKTALNKNSSAKFTFWLVEHTGWVCGRADMHGSYLEFDEQHPNGIRVGSVFAVRLIDSDVEKFEVIRPVWTGARLDYSFGFNALLGGPAKQIDPVGATEKDTHYAFTIRARSFDVVKGVSESRCFGVILDSNFQETSRTSDEIFPCKPCVYAAFVLHPQYQELMAVCKGTTEELSGIYVDGKRLSRTQRSVLSLPPTEMSVPVFVPDDFRAWKVFWKDVTEVAGETRVTLNLGEWNQQLQLYFENLAPVEGIKATGVDLIFASFFGEDSLLVGYQDSMQRSTFLMECSSNGTRVPGNSLKVLRTAEASLLPPAPGAFITRPAASGEVFWYSLWTEDRLGHDAQDSFLPIADSTREIRLVKATGSRKNAGPCKGG; via the coding sequence ATGGTTGAGCACGCTTTAGTGAGGAAGGGGCTGATGTGCGAGCACGCTGCTTGCCGCCACCTTCCAAGGCATAAACCAAGAATTCTCAACTTCAGTACTGCTTCGTATTTTCTTCTGTTGTTCTGGGCTACTCAAAGGAACGTCGAACATATCCGGCTACTGTGGTGGTGTCCAGCCAAAGGCTCGAATGGTTGTTTTCCCGGAATGCAAGGCTTTATACTAGCGCAGGCGACGCTGCAGTTGGAGACATCTTCAATTCTGCTGGGGAAACCTATTAGTATAGCCCGCCGGAAGCGTGCATTTGAACGGAGCACCTACGAAGAGGTGTTGAACCGGAACGGCGTCCGTCAGGTGGAGCCTCTTTTCACCCATCAGCGTGGTGATGGGAGCTTCCAGCTCCTGTACAACACGTGTCCGGAATCGGACGCCCATCTTGACGGCGCGTCATTTGAAAGTCCTCCTTTCTATGGATGCATTggtcgtctcgtctctttttcctcagaAGGGAAACAAATTGGTGGAGAAACAACTCTAGATTTTAGAGGTCTGTTGGCTGAAGCTAGAATCGTGGGTTACTGGAACCCTCTGAAGGAGCCTGTGAACGGCGTTCATAGTCTCCATGACGCCATCTTCGCTGTGTGGGCTCAGAGGTGCCGTACAGTCGATTCCACTTGCGAGTGCACAGAAGCAAAGTGCCGTGTATCACTCGAAACGTCCACAGCGAAGTCAGCCTATCTCCTGTTCACCAACCAAACAATATTTGAGACATACAAAGGAGACCGTTTGTGCGTAGACCACCAGACTGATAAAACCGCACTTAATAAGAACTCTTCAGCAAAATTCACGTTCTGGCTTGTGGAACACACTGGATGGGTGTGTGGAAGAGCGGATATGCACGGTTCTTACCTGGAGTTCGATGAGCAGCATCCAAACGGCATACGAGTGGGGAGTGTGTTCGCAGTGCGGCTAATAGACTCAGATGTTGAAAAATTCGAGGTCATCAGACCAGTATGGACTGGAGCTAGACTCGATTACAGTTTTGGTTTCAATGCTCTTCTGGGAGGGCCAGCAAAGCAAATAGACCCTGTCGGTGCAACTGAGAAAGACACTCACTACGCTTTCACTATACGAGCAAGATCCTTCGACGTGGTAAAAGGCGTCAGCGAGTCACGGTGCTTCGGGGTCATTCTCGATTCAAATTTCCAGGAGACGTCGCGTACATCCGATGAGATTTTTCCATGCAAGCCATGCGTCTATGCAGCATTTGTACTGCATCCACAATATCAGGAGCTGATGGCAGTCTGCAAGGGTACGACAGAGGAATTGTCAGGGATTTACGTAGACGGAAAAAGGCTTTCTAGGACCCAAAGGAgtgttttgtctcttcctccaacCGAGATGAGCGTGCCAGTTTTTGTGCCAGACGATTTCCGTGCATGGAAGGTTTTTTGGAAAGATGTGACAGAAGTTGCTGGAGAAACACGGGTGACCCTTAATCTCGGCGAGTGGAATCAACAGCTGCAACTTTATTTCGAGAATCTTGCTCCGGTTGAGGGGATTAAGGCCACGGGTGTGGACCTCATTTTTGCATCATTCTTCGGTGAAGACAGTCTTCTCGTTGGATACCAGGACAGCATGCAGCGTTCTACTTTCCTCATGGAATGCTCATCGAACGGTACCCGTGTACCAGGCAACTCCTTGAAGGTTCTCCGAACTGCAGAAGCCAGCCTGTTACCCCCAGCACCTGGAGCTTTCATCACGCGTCCCGCTGCTTCTGGAGAAGTCTTTTGGTATTCTCTCTGGACGGAAGACCGGCTGGGTCACGATGCTCAAGATTCGTTTTTGCCCATCGCCGACAGCACACGAGAAATTCGTTTAGTTAAAGCAACAGGATCGCGGAAAAACGCTGGACCCTGTAAGGGCGGGTGA